Proteins from one Hyperolius riggenbachi isolate aHypRig1 chromosome 4, aHypRig1.pri, whole genome shotgun sequence genomic window:
- the LOC137504767 gene encoding posterior protein-like, producing MKIAQKYVRDHATVDVDTSANESLEQQFASLVGKCEKCNNGLQQTYFGNKVQKVKLANEISILLRMRVISEQRARDWAADRQQIRKDLDNFKDNLVVMADSSRADLQELKLEADDWKERNSELEKQIEQHKVKCASNETLIHSLNDKLTHMQELVASLQRELLHTNSLLIQKENYILSICEQKAKTCDSENVCTITDDSTCNGVQLADVSSPTVLTVQDKLHLCQILGDFDSLESPVRLSNQFEAVVCQYSLNDEDACALLRAWLPGPLAPRIVLENGGCVADAGGRRQEVQRVLGSRDERGVQALASMRFMKGMDPVIFCHEYISMYRVVHNCQDISSDDGELLYSMANKCMVSHPVKLALKNALTCQQFINILRDCCEERNEGERFNVSVAYKDTQRNFFRCYRCHRPGHIKRYCRSHNVNDRHTSNISNCVSIVSPHNHEKHENVGAFHGPDKLENRIWNCGQQVSSK from the coding sequence ATGAAgattgcacagaagtatgttaggGACCATGCCACAGTTGATGTGGATACATCTGCAAATGAATCCCTGGAGCAACAGTTTGCTTCATTGGTAGGAAAATGTGAGAAATGTAATAATGGATTGCAGCAGACATATTTTGGAAACAAAGTACAGAAGGTAAAGCTTGCAAATGAAATTTCGATTTTACTTAGGATGAGGGTcatatcagagcagagagcgagaGATTGGGCTGCAGACAGACAGCAAATCAGAAAGGACCTGGATAATTTTAAGGATAATTTGGTAGTTATGGCAGATTCATCGAGAGCCGATTTGCAGGAGTTgaaattagaggcagatgattggAAGGAAAGGAATAGTGAATTGGAGAAACAAATAGAACAGCACAAGGTCAAATGCGCCTCAAATGAAACCTTGATTCACTCACTCAATGATAAATTAACCCACATGCAAGAGCTGGTTGCCTCTTTACAAAGAGAACTGTTACATACCAACTCATTATTGATACAGAAGGAGAATTACATATTATCAATATGTGAACAAAAAGCAAAAACTTGTGATTCTGAAAATGTCTGCACTATTACTGATGACAGTACCTGCAATGGGGTACAACTAGCAGATGTGTCCAGCCCTACTGTGCTAACGGTTCAGGACAAACTGCACTTATGTCAGATTCTGGGCGATTTTGATTCCCTAGAATCGCCTGTGAGGTTGTCTAATCAATTTGAGGCAGTGGTATGTCAGTACAGTCTAAATGATGAAGATGCATGTGCACTTTTACGCGCCTGGTTGCCGGGGCCCTTAGCCCCTCGCATAGTTCTGGAAAATGGTGGTTGTGTAGCAGATGCAGGAGGAAGGAGACAGGAAGTACAGCGTGTATTGGGAAGCCGTGATGAAAGAGGCGTGCAAGCATTGGCAAGCATGAGATTCATGAAAGGAATGGATCCTGTAATATTTTGTCATGAGTATATTTCAATGTATAGAGTGGTCCATAATTGCCAAGATATATCATCTGATGATGGGGAGTTGTTATATTCTATGGCGAATAAATGTATGGTGAGCCACCCAGTTAAACTTGCTCTTAAAAATGCCCTCACGTGTCAACAATTCATTAATATACTGAGGGATTGTTGTGAGGAGCGCAATGAGGGAGAGAGATTCAATGTATCTGTGGCATATAAAGATACACAGAGAAACTTTTTCCGATGTTATCGTTGTCATAGACCTGGCCACATAAAGCGATATTGCAGAAGCCACAATGTTAACGATAGACACACCAGCAATATCTCCAATTGTGTAAGCATCGTCTCCCCTCACAATCATGAAAAACATGAGAACGTTGGTGCATTTCATGGCCCAGATAAGCTGGAAAACAGAATCTGGAATTGTGGTCAACAAGTAAGCTCTAAATAA